In Alphaproteobacteria bacterium, one genomic interval encodes:
- a CDS encoding ABC transporter ATP-binding protein, producing MSLLELKDLHTHFIKRDLDNQTRVAKALNGVSFSLEKGEVLGLVGETGAGKSLTALSIMGGLPPSAQITQGSIRFKDRELVGLPPEKLDEIRGRDISIIVQSPLTSLDPLARIGEQLIRVQLLHRRIGREEARQNALKMLKAVQIPDPEGRMKAWPHEMSGGMAQRVLMAMALVNEPDLLIADEPTTGLDVTVQAQVLDLLLDLMRSRNMATIIITHDLGVVANYSSRVAVMFSGAVVEHGNVEDVIDNPMHPYTRELIDSIPDRIAQRGYKKVGGAPDLYDLPKGCLFRYRCPFADDACGSAPPTVAISETHAAACHHLEAVNAST from the coding sequence ATGAGCTTGCTTGAGCTCAAGGATCTCCACACGCATTTCATCAAAAGAGACCTCGACAACCAAACGCGGGTTGCCAAGGCGCTGAACGGCGTGTCGTTCTCGCTTGAAAAAGGCGAGGTGCTCGGGCTGGTCGGTGAAACCGGCGCGGGCAAGTCGCTGACGGCACTGTCGATCATGGGCGGCTTGCCGCCCAGCGCCCAGATCACGCAGGGCTCTATTCGGTTCAAGGACCGCGAGCTTGTTGGTTTGCCGCCTGAGAAGCTCGACGAGATTCGGGGACGGGACATTTCGATCATCGTGCAGTCGCCCCTCACCTCGCTCGACCCCTTGGCGCGCATTGGCGAGCAACTCATTCGGGTCCAGCTCCTCCACCGCCGGATCGGCCGCGAGGAAGCGCGACAAAATGCGCTAAAAATGCTCAAGGCGGTCCAGATTCCCGACCCCGAAGGCCGCATGAAAGCTTGGCCGCACGAAATGTCGGGTGGGATGGCCCAGCGCGTTCTCATGGCCATGGCCCTTGTCAACGAACCGGATTTGCTCATTGCCGACGAGCCGACCACCGGCCTCGACGTCACGGTTCAAGCGCAGGTGCTCGATCTACTTCTCGACCTGATGCGCTCGCGTAACATGGCGACCATCATCATCACCCATGACTTGGGCGTCGTCGCCAACTACAGCAGCCGCGTCGCCGTCATGTTCTCAGGCGCCGTCGTCGAACACGGCAACGTAGAGGACGTCATCGACAACCCGATGCACCCTTACACGCGCGAACTCATCGACTCCATCCCAGACAGAATTGCACAACGCGGTTACAAGAAGGTCGGCGGCGCACCCGACCTTTACGATTTGCCCAAGGGCTGTCTGTTCCGCTACCGCTGCCCGTTTGCCGACGATGCCTGTGGAAGCGCCCCACCAACGGTAGCTATTTCCGAAACTCACGCCGCAGCTTGTCACCACCTTGAGGCCGTGAATGCCTCGACATAG
- a CDS encoding ABC transporter permease yields MTTITATPEIRRTYLQRARARIFGISYHSPATTVGAIIVLFFAVLAIFAPLIAPYPPTQSFADHVLQAPSAQFLFGTDGNGMDVFSRVIYGSRYGFGIAIPALLLMLAIGVPAGLVAGYMGGIVDDILLRSFDVFRAFPTIVLALAVVAATGQSLIIVIMVIGFLEAPIFARIVRAEVLAIRSSELVESAVVVGNPTWRILTRHILPNSITGATAQSAIRMAWAIRVSTTLAFIGVGIQAPAPEWGVMIRQGAEFINSGEWWIATFPGLALVGLVLGLNLLGDGAQQLLDPKAQDTR; encoded by the coding sequence ATGACAACAATCACCGCAACGCCGGAAATTCGCCGTACCTATCTACAGCGCGCACGCGCGCGAATATTCGGCATTTCGTATCACAGTCCGGCGACGACGGTTGGGGCAATAATTGTCCTCTTCTTTGCCGTCCTCGCCATCTTTGCGCCGCTAATCGCGCCCTACCCGCCGACACAGAGCTTTGCCGACCACGTTCTTCAAGCGCCAAGCGCGCAGTTCCTGTTTGGCACAGACGGCAACGGGATGGATGTTTTTTCCCGCGTCATCTACGGCAGCCGCTACGGGTTTGGCATCGCAATTCCGGCCTTACTATTGATGCTGGCAATCGGCGTTCCGGCCGGTTTGGTGGCTGGCTACATGGGCGGGATCGTCGACGATATTCTCCTGCGCTCTTTCGACGTCTTTCGCGCATTCCCGACGATCGTTCTGGCACTTGCCGTAGTCGCGGCGACCGGCCAATCGTTGATTATCGTGATCATGGTGATCGGTTTTCTCGAAGCGCCCATATTTGCGCGCATCGTCCGAGCCGAGGTTCTCGCGATACGATCTAGCGAGCTTGTCGAATCCGCCGTCGTCGTCGGCAATCCGACGTGGCGTATTCTGACGCGGCACATCCTGCCCAACTCGATCACAGGCGCCACGGCACAATCGGCGATCCGGATGGCTTGGGCCATCCGCGTCAGCACAACGCTCGCGTTTATCGGGGTCGGGATTCAGGCGCCAGCGCCGGAATGGGGTGTCATGATTCGTCAGGGAGCGGAGTTCATCAATTCGGGAGAATGGTGGATTGCGACCTTCCCAGGGCTCGCGCTGGTGGGCCTTGTGTTGGGCCTCAATCTTCTGGGAGACGGTGCGCAGCAACTGCTCGACCCCAAGGCGCAGGACACCCGATGA
- a CDS encoding ABC transporter substrate-binding protein, translated as MIRGRMLRRLLRGGIALSVATVATMAYQPVRAAETLVIAAVTTPKGFDGDVFVPGMVENNINVYEGLTDYGLKQGPDGRMEVDASNLLPHLAESWTITDGGKTVTVKLRSAKSFFGNELSADDVVFGHEKSLTQKRTGVFIRNVSSIESVEKVSDKEVRYRLKGPNAILFGGMQIYVPAIYDSKTVKENATADDPFGIKWIANNTAGYGAYHVESVRPGEGAVLVRNPNYFGDRPYFDRVIYRDVPSAANRAALVKSGAAQWAEQVPIQAIPDLIKDPNVKVERVIGTGSAALSMNAAFKPFDDIRVRRAMKLAANYEAINKTVFLGLGTPSLSFLATQMPGYIETTPHVTDYDEAKKLLAEAGYPNGVEVTLEYTDLYWWEEGMAIQIQESMKNAGITVTPKRIPSTELRKRAGPGQRTLAFHTSQTTPFVLDPGYQLFLTAHTGGSSNVSGYINPAMDKLIEDITAELDLDKRVQLTQEAQRILADDVLQIDTFYPGVYAVMAPCITGWVWKPIPYLYYRTLKCEKS; from the coding sequence ATGATCAGAGGAAGAATGTTGCGCCGGCTACTTCGCGGGGGCATTGCGCTGTCCGTCGCGACCGTGGCGACAATGGCGTATCAACCGGTGCGCGCAGCCGAAACGCTCGTCATAGCGGCGGTCACGACCCCCAAGGGTTTTGACGGCGATGTCTTCGTGCCGGGCATGGTGGAAAACAACATCAATGTATACGAAGGCCTGACCGACTACGGCCTCAAGCAGGGTCCGGACGGGCGGATGGAGGTCGATGCCTCCAATTTGCTTCCGCATCTCGCGGAGAGTTGGACGATCACCGACGGTGGCAAGACCGTTACCGTCAAGCTTCGTAGCGCGAAGAGCTTCTTCGGTAACGAGTTAAGCGCCGACGACGTGGTCTTCGGTCATGAGAAATCCCTGACCCAGAAGCGAACCGGCGTCTTCATCCGCAACGTTTCCTCGATCGAAAGCGTCGAGAAGGTTTCGGACAAGGAAGTTCGGTATCGCCTGAAAGGACCGAACGCCATCCTGTTTGGGGGCATGCAGATCTACGTTCCAGCGATCTATGACTCGAAAACGGTCAAGGAGAACGCGACCGCGGACGATCCGTTCGGCATCAAGTGGATTGCCAACAACACCGCGGGCTACGGTGCCTATCACGTTGAGTCCGTCCGCCCGGGCGAAGGAGCGGTTTTGGTCCGCAACCCGAACTATTTCGGCGATCGCCCGTACTTCGATCGAGTGATCTATCGCGACGTTCCTTCCGCCGCGAACCGGGCCGCGCTCGTAAAGAGTGGGGCGGCTCAATGGGCCGAGCAGGTGCCGATCCAGGCCATCCCCGATCTGATCAAGGATCCGAACGTTAAGGTGGAGCGCGTCATCGGCACCGGTTCTGCTGCATTGTCGATGAATGCGGCCTTTAAGCCCTTCGACGACATTCGTGTCCGTCGCGCCATGAAATTGGCGGCCAACTATGAGGCGATCAACAAGACGGTATTTCTTGGTCTTGGTACGCCCTCGCTGTCGTTCCTGGCAACCCAAATGCCGGGGTATATTGAGACGACGCCGCACGTCACCGATTATGACGAGGCAAAGAAACTCTTGGCCGAGGCGGGTTATCCCAATGGCGTCGAAGTGACGCTTGAGTACACCGATCTATATTGGTGGGAAGAAGGGATGGCCATCCAGATTCAAGAATCGATGAAGAACGCCGGTATCACCGTGACGCCCAAGCGTATTCCGAGTACTGAACTTCGCAAGCGTGCGGGACCGGGCCAGCGGACCCTCGCATTTCACACCAGCCAGACAACGCCGTTTGTGCTGGATCCTGGATACCAGCTCTTCCTGACCGCACACACGGGCGGGTCCAGCAATGTCTCGGGTTATATCAATCCGGCAATGGACAAATTGATTGAGGACATCACCGCAGAACTGGATCTCGACAAACGGGTGCAATTGACTCAAGAGGCTCAGCGGATTCTGGCTGACGATGTCTTGCAGATCGACACCTTCTACCCGGGCGTTTACGCCGTCATGGCGCCTTGCATCACCGGGTGGGTCTGGAAGCCGATCCCGTACCTCTACTACCGCACCCTCAAGTGCGAGAAGAGTTAG
- a CDS encoding isochorismatase family cysteine hydrolase: protein MKLHVKDTALVVVDMQNAFLDEKGSMVARGFDTTPLLPSVDPCAELIGLARAAGVQVVYTRFVYRPDYKDAGVAVRHFTPNTITTNSLKAGTWDVEIIERLAPQLGDIVIDKNRPSAFINTPLEGILRNLRIRSLVICGITTNICVETTARDASQRDYETFVVSDATAEYDSNRYAVALQTLGFLFARIVTVDDARKAWAAA, encoded by the coding sequence ATGAAACTTCACGTAAAGGACACGGCACTGGTCGTGGTCGACATGCAAAATGCTTTCCTCGACGAGAAGGGATCGATGGTCGCGCGTGGCTTCGACACCACTCCATTACTGCCATCGGTCGATCCTTGCGCAGAATTGATTGGTCTCGCCCGCGCCGCCGGCGTCCAGGTTGTTTATACCCGTTTCGTTTACAGACCGGATTACAAGGATGCAGGTGTCGCGGTGCGGCATTTCACGCCTAACACGATTACCACCAACAGTCTTAAGGCTGGGACGTGGGATGTGGAGATTATCGAGCGCCTAGCCCCTCAGCTCGGCGACATCGTTATCGACAAGAACCGCCCGAGCGCCTTCATCAACACGCCGCTAGAGGGCATCTTGCGCAACCTCCGAATTAGGTCGCTGGTGATCTGCGGTATCACCACCAATATCTGTGTCGAGACCACTGCGCGCGATGCGTCGCAGCGCGACTACGAGACCTTTGTCGTGAGTGACGCGACGGCAGAGTATGATTCCAACCGCTATGCCGTGGCGCTCCAGACGCTTGGTTTTTTGTTCGCCCGCATTGTCACGGTGGACGATGCGAGGAAAGCATGGGCAGCGGCCTAG
- a CDS encoding ABC transporter ATP-binding protein: MEQPSPILQVRDLRKYFKRGRTTVYAVDGVSFDLRPGETVGLVGESGSGKSTIGRLVVRLLSPTGGSIAFKGSEIGTLSRRECRPLRRDLQFVFQNPWGALNPRMRVGALIAEPLILSGMKGVREEAARLADRVQLNAAALGRFPHELSGGQLQRVCIARAIATEPKVIILDEPTSSLDLSVRAEILNLLGTLQDETGAAFVFISHDLDTVRLISDRIIVLYLGGIVEQGSVDDVFGSPAHPYTQSLLSAHLPVDRNERRARIFLPGEVPSPLKRVTGCSFASRCPVALPECATTPPPMVPVAGKTHLASCLRISDGSNAIGESAAPRVSH; the protein is encoded by the coding sequence TTGGAGCAGCCCAGTCCGATCCTGCAGGTTAGGGATCTGCGCAAGTACTTCAAACGGGGCAGAACGACCGTCTACGCGGTGGACGGTGTTTCCTTCGACCTTCGTCCGGGCGAGACCGTCGGTCTTGTCGGCGAGAGTGGGTCCGGGAAGTCGACCATTGGGCGCCTTGTCGTTCGATTGCTCAGCCCAACAGGTGGGTCGATTGCCTTCAAAGGGTCCGAAATCGGCACACTCAGTCGGCGGGAGTGCCGCCCGCTAAGGCGGGATCTGCAGTTCGTATTCCAAAATCCGTGGGGCGCACTAAACCCACGCATGCGCGTCGGTGCATTGATCGCCGAGCCGCTCATTTTGAGCGGTATGAAGGGTGTCCGAGAAGAGGCTGCGCGGCTCGCCGATCGCGTCCAGCTCAATGCGGCGGCGCTCGGTCGCTTCCCCCACGAGCTCTCGGGCGGTCAGTTGCAGCGGGTCTGTATCGCCAGGGCTATTGCGACCGAGCCCAAAGTCATCATTCTCGACGAGCCCACGAGCTCGCTCGATTTGTCCGTCCGGGCCGAAATCCTCAATTTGCTAGGCACGCTTCAAGACGAGACCGGTGCAGCCTTTGTCTTTATCTCACACGATCTCGACACCGTCCGTCTGATTAGCGACAGAATCATCGTGCTTTACCTTGGCGGGATCGTCGAACAGGGAAGCGTGGACGATGTATTCGGTTCGCCGGCCCATCCCTATACCCAGTCGCTGCTTTCCGCGCATCTTCCGGTCGATAGGAACGAGCGGCGCGCGCGCATATTCCTGCCCGGCGAGGTTCCATCGCCGCTCAAGAGGGTCACTGGGTGCTCCTTTGCGAGTCGGTGCCCGGTGGCGCTGCCGGAATGTGCTACGACGCCGCCGCCGATGGTCCCCGTCGCCGGAAAAACGCATTTGGCGAGTTGCCTGCGAATTTCGGATGGATCGAACGCGATCGGCGAGAGTGCGGCACCGCGAGTCTCGCACTAG
- a CDS encoding ABC transporter permease, with translation MLIIEYLARRLAFVIPLVVGIVLITFLIVRLGGQDAVGLLAGPMADEAQVKLITAELGLDKPLFEQFAIYVTNVLQGDLGVSWQSGQPVLDEILIRVAASLELLLVSIVLGTLLGVPIGVRAALRPRGAFDQISRAVSLVSYSVPTYWMALMALAIFFLALGWAPAPMGRLDLAVFPPPFVTGSYLIDALLIGDFDAVGSALSHLVLPVSVFTTIVAAPIMKQTRAICLEVLSSDYIRLARLYGYGRNKVWRMTLRNATVPIVTYIGSELATLLAAVALVELVFSWGGLGQWGLNAILFGDFAAVQGYVLVLALFASTVYIIVDLIVLIAEPRAVTR, from the coding sequence GTGCTGATCATTGAGTACCTGGCTCGCCGTCTGGCCTTCGTCATCCCCCTCGTGGTTGGGATCGTTCTCATCACCTTCCTAATTGTGCGCCTCGGCGGACAGGATGCTGTCGGTCTGCTCGCAGGGCCGATGGCGGACGAAGCGCAGGTAAAGCTGATCACTGCCGAACTCGGCCTCGACAAACCGCTATTCGAGCAGTTCGCGATTTATGTCACCAATGTGCTGCAGGGCGACCTCGGCGTTTCCTGGCAGTCCGGTCAGCCGGTACTCGACGAGATTCTGATTCGCGTCGCCGCCTCCCTCGAACTACTGCTCGTTTCGATAGTTCTCGGGACATTATTGGGTGTACCTATCGGTGTGCGTGCGGCGCTACGACCTCGCGGGGCCTTCGACCAAATCAGCCGCGCGGTTTCGCTTGTCAGCTATTCTGTGCCGACCTACTGGATGGCGCTCATGGCGCTCGCCATTTTCTTCCTGGCTCTGGGTTGGGCGCCGGCGCCAATGGGACGGCTCGACCTAGCGGTTTTTCCGCCTCCCTTCGTGACCGGGAGCTACCTCATCGATGCGCTTCTGATTGGCGATTTCGATGCTGTTGGTTCGGCTCTCTCGCACTTGGTGCTACCCGTATCGGTCTTTACCACCATTGTCGCCGCACCGATCATGAAACAGACGCGCGCGATTTGCCTTGAAGTCCTTTCGAGTGACTACATCCGTCTCGCTCGCCTCTACGGCTACGGTCGTAACAAGGTATGGCGTATGACGCTTCGGAACGCGACGGTGCCGATTGTGACCTATATCGGCTCCGAACTTGCAACGCTGCTCGCAGCGGTCGCACTGGTCGAGCTTGTTTTCTCGTGGGGTGGCCTCGGGCAGTGGGGCCTTAACGCCATTCTGTTCGGAGACTTTGCCGCCGTTCAAGGGTACGTGTTGGTCCTCGCGCTTTTCGCCAGCACCGTCTATATCATTGTCGACCTCATCGTCCTGATCGCCGAACCGCGCGCGGTGACCCGCTGA